A window of the Lepus europaeus isolate LE1 chromosome 5, mLepTim1.pri, whole genome shotgun sequence genome harbors these coding sequences:
- the ZBTB37 gene encoding zinc finger and BTB domain-containing protein 37 isoform X2, producing the protein MEKGGNIQLEIPDFSNSVLSHLNQLRMQGRLCDIVVNVQGQAFRAHKVVLAASSPYFRDHMSLNEMSTVSISVIKNPTVFEQLLSFCYTGRICLQLADIISYLTAASFLQMQHIIDKCTQILEGIHFKINVAEVEAELSQTRTKHQERPPESHRVTPNLNRSISPRHNTPKGSRRGQVSAVLDVRELSPPGESTSPQIIEQSSDVESREPILRINRAGQWYVETGVADRGGRSDDEVRVLGAVHIKTENLEEWLGPENQPSGEDGSSAEEVTAMVIDTTGHGSVGQETYSLGSSGAKVARPTSSEVDRFSPSGSVVPLTERHRARSESPGRMDEPKQLSSQVEESAMMGVSGYVEYLREQEVSERWFRYNPRLTCIYCAKSFNQKGSLDRHMRLHMGITPFVCRMCGKKYTRKDQLEYHIRKHTGNKPFHCHVCGKSFPFQAILNQHFRKNHPGCIPLEGPHSISPETTVTSRGQAEEASPSQEETVASGETAQGSVSTTGPD; encoded by the exons ATGGAGAAAGGAGGGAACATACAACTGGAGATCCCTGACTTCAGCAACTCTGTCTTGAGCCATCTAAACCAGCTGCGCATGCAGGGCCGGCTCTGTGACATCGTGGTCAATGTGCAAGGACAAGCCTTTCGGGCTCACAAAGTAGTCCTGGCTGCCAGCTCCCCCTATTTCCGGGATCACATGTCCTTGAATGAAATGAGTACTGTCTCCATCTCGGTCATCAAGAACCCTACTGTTTTTGAGCAGCTCCTTTCGTTCTGTTACACCGGGCGGATATGCCTGCAGTTGGCGGACATCATCAGCTACCTGACTgctgccagcttcctgcagatgcagcATATTATAGACAAATGCACGCAGATCCTGGAGGGCATTCACTTCAAAATCAACGTGGCTGAGGTTGAAGCAGAATTAAGTCAGACAAGGACAAAGCATCAAGAGAGACCTCCTGAGTCTCACAGGGTCACACCGAATCTGAACCGCTCCATTAGCCCCAGACATAATACCCCAAAGGGAAGCCGGCGAGGCCAGGTCAGTGCCGTGCTGGATGTCAGAGAGCTGAGTCCCCCTGGGGAGTCCACCAGTCCTCAGATAATTGAACAGAGTTCTGACGTAGAGAGCCGGGAGCCCATTCTTCGGATCAACCGCGCAGGCCAGTGGTATGTGGAGACAGGGGTAGCAGACCGGGGCGGCCGGAGTGATGATGAAGTGAGGGTCCTTGGAGCAGTACACATCAAAACTGAAAATCTGGAGGAGTGGCTGGGGCCTGAAAATCAGCCTTCTGGAGAAGATGGAAGTAGTGCAGAGGAAGTCACAGCCATGGTGATTGACACCACAGGCCACGGTTCTGTAGGACAAGAAACTTACTCGTTAGGATCTTCAGGAGCCAAAGTAGCACGTCCAACCAGCAGTGAAGTTGACAG ATTTAGCCCCTCTGGCAGCGTTGTTCCcttgacagagagacacagagcccGCAGTGAATCTCCTGGGAGAATGGATGAGCCTAAGCAACTCAGCTCCCAG GTAGAAGAGTCAGCAATGATGGGGGTAAGTGGCTATGTGGAGTATCTCCGAGAACAGGAAGTATCTGAGCGGTGGTTCCGGTATAACCCCCGTCTCACTTGCATCTACTGCGCCAAATCTTTCAACCAAAAGGGGAGCCTAGACCGCCACATGCGCCTGCACATGGGGATTACACCATTTGTCTGCCGCATGTGTGGCAAGAAGTATACCCGGAAAGATCAGCTGGAGTATCATATCCGCAAGCACACAGGCAACAAGCCCTTTCACTGTCATGTTTGTGGCAAAAGTTTTCCCTTCCAGGCTATCTTAAATCAGCACTTTCGCAAAAACCACCCTGGCTGTATACCCTTGGAGGGGCCTCACAGCATCTCTCCTGAAACAACTGTCACATCGCGGGGGCAAGCTGAGGAAGCGTCACCGTCACAGGAAGAGACAGTTGCTTCTGGGGAAACTGCGCAGGGCTCTGTGTCCACCACGGGGCCTGACTGA
- the ZBTB37 gene encoding zinc finger and BTB domain-containing protein 37 isoform X1, translated as MLATHLGNALFLLFCRVECLPSPSGTTMEKGGNIQLEIPDFSNSVLSHLNQLRMQGRLCDIVVNVQGQAFRAHKVVLAASSPYFRDHMSLNEMSTVSISVIKNPTVFEQLLSFCYTGRICLQLADIISYLTAASFLQMQHIIDKCTQILEGIHFKINVAEVEAELSQTRTKHQERPPESHRVTPNLNRSISPRHNTPKGSRRGQVSAVLDVRELSPPGESTSPQIIEQSSDVESREPILRINRAGQWYVETGVADRGGRSDDEVRVLGAVHIKTENLEEWLGPENQPSGEDGSSAEEVTAMVIDTTGHGSVGQETYSLGSSGAKVARPTSSEVDRFSPSGSVVPLTERHRARSESPGRMDEPKQLSSQVEESAMMGVSGYVEYLREQEVSERWFRYNPRLTCIYCAKSFNQKGSLDRHMRLHMGITPFVCRMCGKKYTRKDQLEYHIRKHTGNKPFHCHVCGKSFPFQAILNQHFRKNHPGCIPLEGPHSISPETTVTSRGQAEEASPSQEETVASGETAQGSVSTTGPD; from the exons atgttgGCCACACACTTGGGAAATGCTCTATTTTTGCTGTTCTG CAGGGTTGAATGCCTGCCTTCACCTTCAGGCACGACCATGGAGAAAGGAGGGAACATACAACTGGAGATCCCTGACTTCAGCAACTCTGTCTTGAGCCATCTAAACCAGCTGCGCATGCAGGGCCGGCTCTGTGACATCGTGGTCAATGTGCAAGGACAAGCCTTTCGGGCTCACAAAGTAGTCCTGGCTGCCAGCTCCCCCTATTTCCGGGATCACATGTCCTTGAATGAAATGAGTACTGTCTCCATCTCGGTCATCAAGAACCCTACTGTTTTTGAGCAGCTCCTTTCGTTCTGTTACACCGGGCGGATATGCCTGCAGTTGGCGGACATCATCAGCTACCTGACTgctgccagcttcctgcagatgcagcATATTATAGACAAATGCACGCAGATCCTGGAGGGCATTCACTTCAAAATCAACGTGGCTGAGGTTGAAGCAGAATTAAGTCAGACAAGGACAAAGCATCAAGAGAGACCTCCTGAGTCTCACAGGGTCACACCGAATCTGAACCGCTCCATTAGCCCCAGACATAATACCCCAAAGGGAAGCCGGCGAGGCCAGGTCAGTGCCGTGCTGGATGTCAGAGAGCTGAGTCCCCCTGGGGAGTCCACCAGTCCTCAGATAATTGAACAGAGTTCTGACGTAGAGAGCCGGGAGCCCATTCTTCGGATCAACCGCGCAGGCCAGTGGTATGTGGAGACAGGGGTAGCAGACCGGGGCGGCCGGAGTGATGATGAAGTGAGGGTCCTTGGAGCAGTACACATCAAAACTGAAAATCTGGAGGAGTGGCTGGGGCCTGAAAATCAGCCTTCTGGAGAAGATGGAAGTAGTGCAGAGGAAGTCACAGCCATGGTGATTGACACCACAGGCCACGGTTCTGTAGGACAAGAAACTTACTCGTTAGGATCTTCAGGAGCCAAAGTAGCACGTCCAACCAGCAGTGAAGTTGACAG ATTTAGCCCCTCTGGCAGCGTTGTTCCcttgacagagagacacagagcccGCAGTGAATCTCCTGGGAGAATGGATGAGCCTAAGCAACTCAGCTCCCAG GTAGAAGAGTCAGCAATGATGGGGGTAAGTGGCTATGTGGAGTATCTCCGAGAACAGGAAGTATCTGAGCGGTGGTTCCGGTATAACCCCCGTCTCACTTGCATCTACTGCGCCAAATCTTTCAACCAAAAGGGGAGCCTAGACCGCCACATGCGCCTGCACATGGGGATTACACCATTTGTCTGCCGCATGTGTGGCAAGAAGTATACCCGGAAAGATCAGCTGGAGTATCATATCCGCAAGCACACAGGCAACAAGCCCTTTCACTGTCATGTTTGTGGCAAAAGTTTTCCCTTCCAGGCTATCTTAAATCAGCACTTTCGCAAAAACCACCCTGGCTGTATACCCTTGGAGGGGCCTCACAGCATCTCTCCTGAAACAACTGTCACATCGCGGGGGCAAGCTGAGGAAGCGTCACCGTCACAGGAAGAGACAGTTGCTTCTGGGGAAACTGCGCAGGGCTCTGTGTCCACCACGGGGCCTGACTGA